GCGCCGAGCAGACTCTGGAACAGCTGCGCGCCACGCCGCTCGACATCACGCTGCGCCTCGCGCCGCTGACGATCGGCGCCGGAGAGATCCTCGAACTCGCTCCCGGCGACCTGCTGCGCCTTCCGCATTCCGAGACCACACCGTTCGAACTCATGGCAGGATCCGCCCCGATCGCGCGAGCGACCGCGGGGGCGCGCGGGTCGCGCCTCACCTGCCAGATCACCAGCATCCACGAGGAGACCACCCGATGAGCACCTTCCAGGAGACCGCAATCGCCGCTGCCATCGCAGGCAAGCTGCCCTTCAGCGTTCCGGTGATCCCCAGCGTCTCCACCGACCCGAGCGCCGTGGGAACGGCCGTCGCCGTCACCTTCACTGGCACGCCCGGGGCGCGTCTGGCGATCCAGATCGCCGACCCCACGGCCCTCGCAGACGGGTCTGCGGAGGCGGTCCTCGCGGATCGGCTGCACCCGATCTTCGAAGCCGCGGTGGTCGTGCTCGGTACCGGAGCTCTCAGCGACGCCGAAGAGGTTGACGCCGCGGAGTTCTTCACGGCGTCGGGCACTCAGATCTTCGACATCGTCGCTGAGGACGGCACCGTCATGGCCCGTGCGGCGGTGCGCATCGATGATGAGCGTCGTCGCAGCGGGTCGTCGGGCCCGATGCGGCTGAACCGCATCGCCGGCGTCGAGATGGAGCTGGTCGTGGAGATCGGCCGCACGCGGATGCCCGTCCGTGACGTGCTCACACTGGAGCCCGGCCGCGTCGTCGAACTCGATCGTGCTGCCGGATCCCCGGCCGACATCGTGCTCAACGGTCGCCTCATCGGCCACGGCACGGTGGTCGTCGCGGACGGCGATTTCGCGATCCGTGTCGAGCGCATCCTCGACGGCGCGCAGGACATCTGAGCCATGGACGAGATCCTGGTCGTCGTCCGGGTCGTCGTCTCGCTGGCGGCGGTGCTCGGCCTCATGCTGTGGCTGGGGCGACGGCTGCAGAAGGGGCAGAACACGCGGAACAACCCACTCGCCGGTCTCGTGCCTGCGAAGCTCGCGGAGCGTTTCGTCCCCTCCGGGCCGGCCCGCCCGCGGGCGCGAGCGCAGGCAGCGGAGAAGATCACGGTCGTCGCCCGTGCCGGTCTCGGTGGACGGGCGCAGCTCGTCGTCGCGGAGTTCGGCGGCGTTCGCTACGTTCTGGGCGTCACCGAGCGGGATATCCAGGTCGTGGACACCCTGGGTGTTCCCGCGGAGGTCTCGGCAGAGCAGCCCGCGGAGGCCATCGTGACCGCCACCCCGGACGTCGTGGGGGAGCGTCGCGCCGCCCGCCTCGCCCGCTTCGAAGGCATCGCCGCCGCTGCCCGGCAGTAGTCCCTCCACGAGTGACCTGCGCCCTCCGGTTACGGGGCGCGCCGCTCCTCGCGATAGTTGCCTGCGAGCACGGATTGCTCGCACCCTCGGCTACGGATCGGCCACGTCACCCTACTCCGGAGCGTCGCTTTGCCCTCATCCGTGCCCGCCGCCGCTGCTGTTGCGCTCACGCGCCGGCGCCTGTGGTCACTGATGGCGATCGCCGGGGGAATCGTCGCGGTGTCCGTGCTGACGTCCGCCGGCGGGGCCTACGCCGCCGAACCGCTGGCCGTGCCGGACGGAGAAGGCGTCACGATCAACGGGGTCAACGGGACACCCTCCGACAGCATTCTCACGGTGCTCGGGATCACGGTGCTCAGCGTCGCCCCTGCGCTGCTGCTGATGATGTCGAGCTTCACGAAGATCTTCGTCGTCCTGGCGCTCACCCGCAACGCGCTCTCGCTGCCGTCGATCCCTCCGAATCAGGTCCTCGCCGGTCTCAGTCTGTTCCTGACGCTGTTCATCATGTGGCCGGTGCTCGTGGACGTGAATCAGATCGCCGTGGCTCCGTTCACCGCGGGGCAGATCGATTTCGGTCGCGCCTTCGATCTCGCTCAAGCCCCGCTCAAGGAGTGGATGCTCGGCTTCACCCGCGAAGAAGACATCGCGCTCATGTATCGCGCGGCGCAGATGGAGAACCCCGCGGATGCCTCGAGCATCGAGCTGTACACGCTCGTGCCGGCCTTCATGCTCAGTGAACTGCGTGCGGCCTTCCTCATCGGCTTCATGATCTTCGTGCCGTTCCTCGTCATCGACCTCGTGGTGGCCAGCGCCCTCATGTCGATGGGAATGATGATGCTCCCGCCGGTGATGATCTCCCTCCCGTTCAAGATCCTGCTGTTCCTGCTCGTCGATGGGTGGGGGCTGGTCGTCACGGCGCTCGTGCAGTCCTACGGAGGTGCCCGATGACACCGGAGGCGGTCATGGACATCGGCCAGTCGGCGCTGATCCTCGCCGCGAAGCTCTGCGCGCCACTGCTGATCACCGCGCTCGTCGTCGGATTCGCGATCTCGCTGCTGCAGTCGATCACGCAGGTGCAGGAGATGACCATGTCGTTCGTGCCGAAACTGATCGCCGTCGGCATCGCGCTTCTGGTCTGCGGTCACTGGATGATCTCGGAGACGGTGACCTTCACGCACGAGATGTTCGAGCTGATCCCGCGCCTGCTGAACGGCGGCTGATGTTCATCCCGATCGATTTCCTCTGGCTGGAGGCCACCGCGCTGGCCTGTGCACGGATCACCGCGTTCCTCGTCATCGCGCCGCCGTTCAACCACTCGACGATCCCCACGCGGATCAAAGCGATGCTCGGGGTCGCCCTCGCCCTCGCCGTCTCACCGACCGTCAGCGTCGGCTACACGCAGCTGGACACCGGAGCCTTCATCCTGGCGCTCATCGGCCAGGTGATCACGGGAGCGCTGCTGGGCTTCCTCGTGATGGCGCTGTTCAGTGCCATCCAGGGCGCAGGTCACCTCATCGACACGTTCGGTGGCTTCCAGATGGCGCAGGCGTTCGACCCGGGAATGGTGATCAACGGCGCGCAGTTCACCCGCCTGTTCCAGATGACGGCGATTCTGCTGCTCTTCGCCTCCGACGGATACCAGCTCGTGCTGGGCGGGATGTTCCGCTCCTTCGATGCCGTGCCGGTCAGCGGAATGATCGACCTCACGAAACCCGCCGATGCGCTTCTGGGTGCGGCCGGGCAGATGATGCTCAGCGCCGTCCAGATCGCGGGGCCCCTGCTGATCGTCCTCTTCCTCGCGGACGTGGGCCTCGGCCTCATCACCCGCGTCGCACCCGCCCTCAACGCGTTCGCCATGGGCTTCCCGATCAAGATCGGCCTGACCCTGCTCCTGGCCGGCTTGGTCTACGCCGCGTTGCCAGGAATCGTCGGCGCGCTCGCAGAAGATGCGGCTCGACTGCTCATGGGGGTGGTCTCATGAGCGGAACCGACAGCGGGGAGCGTACCGAGAAGGCGACCGCCCAACGGCTCCAGGAAGCGCGCAAGAAGGGGCAGATCGGACGCAGTCAGGACTTCACGGCCTGGGTCTGCATTGCCGCGGCCGCCATCATGACGCCGCTGACGATCGCGAATGCGAGCCAGGTGCTCACCGGACAGGTTCTCGACGTCGCCGCGGTCGCGAAGAACCCCACCCCGGGGAGCGTGATCGACGCCCTCAGCGCGGCGATCTCCTCCATCGGAGGCATCCTGCTGCCGTTTCTGGCGGTGGTCCTCCTGGCGACGACCGCGACCGCGGTGGCGCAGGGCGGGATCCACCTGCGCAACGTTCCGCTGCGGGGAGAGCAGTTCAACATCGTTGCGGGGCTGATGCGCGTCTTCGGAAAGCAGGCGCTCTGGGAGGGCGTCAAGGCACTGCTGAAGACGCTCGCGATCGGCGCAGCCCTCTGGATCGTCGTGTCCAACCTCGTACCGGTGCTGATGGCGAGCGGCAGTCACAACATCACCTGGCTGCTCGAGCAGGCCGGCGGCGGTGTCGCGGCCCTTCTCCAGGTAGCCGTGGTCGTCGGCATCCTCCTCGCCGCGGCAGACGTCGCCGTCGTCATGAAGCGCAACCGCAAGCACACGCACATGACGAAGCAGGAGGCGAAGGACGAGCACAAGAAGAGCGAGGGCGACCCGCTCGTGCGCTCCCAGCGGCGCTCCCGACAGCTCGCTCTGAGCCGCAATCGCATGATCGCGGCGGTCGGCGACAGCGACGTGGTGCTCGTGAACCCGACGCATGTCGCCGTCGCCCTGCGCTACGAACCGGGCAAGTCCGCCCCGCGCGTCGTGGCGAAGGGCGCGGGGATCGTGGCGCAGAAGATCCGGGAGCGTGCGGAGGAGGCCGGCGTGCCGATGGTCCGCGACATCCCGCTTGCCAGAGCCCTGCACTCCGCCTGCGAGGTGGGGCGGGAGATCCCGGAGGAGCTCTACACGGCTGTGGCGCAGGTGCTCGCTTTCATCGAGCACCTCAAGCGCCGCGGATCGGCACGAGGGACCCACACGATGAGCACCGCGGGCGTCCCCAGGACTTGAGACGAGCACATGCGAATGAAGATGAGAAGGCGAGACGGATCGTGAGACAGCTCCTGTTGAAGGCTGCGGTGCCGGTGGGCGTCGTGGGCATCATCCTTCTGCTCATCGTGCCGATTCCGGCGGGGCTGCTGGACGTGCTCATCGTCCTCAACATCGCCTTCGCGCTGCTGATCCTGTTGACCGCGATGTTCGTCAAACGGCCGTTGGACTTCTCGGTGTTCCCGAGCCTTCTGCTCGTGGCGACGCTGTTCCGGCTCGGGTTGAACGTCGCATCGACCCGGCTTGTCCTGAGCGAGGCGCATGCCGGTCAGGTGATCCAGGCGTTCGGGCAGATCACGATCAGCGGCTCGCTCGTGATCGGCGCCGTGATCTTCCTGATCCTCACGGTCATCCAGTTCGTCGTCGTGACCAAGGGTGCGGAGCGTGTGGCGGAAGTCGGGGCACGATTCACCCTCGACGCGATGCCGGGCAAGCAGATGGCGATCGACGCCGACCTCAACGCGGGCCTGATCACGGAAGAGGAGGCGCGCAAGCGTCGCGCGGACGTCTCAGCGGAGGCCGACTTCTACGGCGCGATGGACGGTGCGTCGAAGTTCGTCAAGGGCGACGCGATCGCCGGCATCGTGATCGTGGTGATCAACTTCGTCGGCGGCATCATCATCGGCATGGTGCAGCACGGCATGGAGGCCGACGAGGCGCTCTCCACGTACAGCATCCTGACGATCGGCGACGGACTCGTCACACAGATCCCGGCGCTGCTCATGGCGGTCGCCACGGGCATGATCGTCACCCGCGAGAACGCGGAATCGGAGATGGGGCAGTCGGCGAGCCGCCAGCTGATGCAGTCCCGCAACGCCCTGCTGATCACGGGCCTGGCAGCCGTCTCGATGGGATTCATCCCCGGCATGCCGATCCTGCCGTTCCTACTCATCGGGGCCGCGCTTCTGTTCGCGGCGTCCCGGGTCACCGCGAATGCGGCGAGAGAGTCCGAGGACAAGCTGGACGCGGAGATCCGCTCCAGCGAATCCGCGGCCGAGGGGCCAGAGGAGCTGATGGATCGGATGCGCGTGCACGCACTCGAGATCTCGCTCGCGCCCGACATCGTCGACCTCGCCGCCGGGGGCTCCGGCGACCTGCTCACCCGGGTCAAGTCCCTGCGCCGCAAGCTCGCGATCGAGATCGGCTTCCTCATGCCGCCCGTGCGCACGCGCGACAACATCGACCTCCCGTCCGAGAGCTACGCGATCCTCATCGCCGGTGTCGAGGTCGGCCGAGGGACGGTTCCCCGTGGTCACCTCCTGGCGATCGGCTCAGGGCTCGAGCACCTTCCCGGCAGCTCTGTCACGGATCCGGTCTTCGGGCTGGAGGGCAAGTGGATCCCGGTGGAGATGTCGCATGCGGCCGACCTTGCCGGCGCCGCCGTGATCGACCGCGCCAGCGTGATCATCACCCATCTCTCCGACATCGTGCAGGCCCATGCCGATCGGCTGCTCTCACTGGAGGACGTGCGCCAGCTCACCGAGCACCTCAAGCAGACGCATCCGACCGTCGTCGAGGAGCTCACCCCGGCGACGATGAGTCTCGCCGCCATCCAGCGTGTTCTCGCCGGTCTGCTCGCGGAGCGCATCCCGATCAACGATCTGGCGCGCATCTATGAGGCGCTGGCGCTGCGGGCGAAGACGTCGACGGAGACCGCGGCGCTGATCGACGCCGCGCGCGCCGTGCTCGGGCCGGCGATCTCCGCGCGCTTCGCCCGAGACGGGCGCCTGCGCGTCGTCATGTTCGACCCGGGGCTCGAGCAGCAGCTGCTGGAGGGCATGCGGGTGTCTGACGGCGCGGCGCAGATCGTCCTCGCGCCGGACACGACTCTGCAGCTTCTGGAGAGCGTGCGCACGACGATCAGCACGCTGGATCACACCGGCTCTGACCCCGTTCTGGTCTGCGCCCCCTCCATCCGCCAGGCCGTGCGCAAGCTGATCGGCGCTCAGGCCGGGGGGATCGCCGTGCTCTCCTACGAGGAGGCCGCCGCCGGCGGGCACGCCACCGATGTGGTGGGGGTCGTGCGGCTCGTGCAGTCGGCTCTCCCCAGCGCCTGAGCGGAGTCACGCGCTTCAGGCCGCATGGGTAGACTCCTGAGCGGGAAGCGCGCAGACGCGCACACAGCCATGGAAGGCGGACGAACACATGCTTGTGCTCACTCGACGTGTGAATGAGAGCATCAAGATCGGCGAGGACATCACGGTGACCGTGCTGGCCGCCGGACCCGGCGGGGTCCGGATCGGGATCGATGCACCCCGCGACCGGCGGATCAACCGGGCGGAGATCATTCAGGCGGTCGTCGATGCGAACCGTGAAGCAGTGCATTCGTCCTCCGACGACGTGGCGCAGGACGTTCTTCGCAGCGTTCTCGCGCGGCCTAATCGATAGAGGCATTTCTGTCAATGGGGACTAATCCCCGGAAAACCGAGTTACTGGCGTACTGAATACCGCGATAGTCAACTACGGCGGGGATTTCTTACTGAACTGGGACGGATGAGGTGACCACCGTGGCCGCTCATGAACTGAGCATGCAACTGATGCGAGAGCGCGAGATGCTCGAGCTGCTGCTCTTCAAGCTCGATGTGCAGCAGATGCTTGTCGCTACCGGGCGAAACCGCTGGGTGCAGCACGCAGCGAACGAGGTCGAACGCGTCCTCGCGGCGATGCCCGCCACCGCGATCACGCGCGACACCCTCGTCGTCGCGGTCGCCGACGAGTGGGGTGTGCCGGAGGCGACTTCTCTGCGCGAGCTCATCGACGCGGCACCGACCGACGCGTGGCGAGAGATCTTCACCGGCCACCTGGAGGCGCTCCTCGCCCTGGCTGCGGAGATCACCGAGATGAAGGCGATCAATGAGCAGCGTCTGCGCACGGCGCTTCGGATCGTCCAAGAGACCATCGCCGCGCTGGACAACTCCACCGGTGAGTACGACCCGTCAGGAGAAGTGATCCGCCCCAGCGGATCGCACATCCTCGACACGCGAGCGTGAGGTAACTGTGTCTTCTTTCGCGGGAATCCGCCTCGCCCAGTCGGGCCTCACGGCGGCAAAGGCCGGGATGAACGTCACCGGTCAGAACATCGCCAACCAGACGACCCCCGGCTACACGCGCCAGCGCATCGAGCAGAGCCCTCTGTTCGCGACCGGGCCGGGTGTCGGCTCCGGCGTGAATGTCACCGGGATCAGCCGGCTCGGTGACGCGGTCCTCGACGCACGTGTGCGAGACGCACTGGGCTCCTCCGGCTTCTGGGCCGCCCGTGCGACCTCCGCTCTGCAGGCGGAGGCGGTGATGGCTGAGCCGACGAAGGACGGCCTCGCCGCGAACATGGATCGCTTCTGGTCAGGATGGTCCGACCTCGCGAACGCGCCGGAGCCCGCTGCGGCGCAGGTCGTCCTCACGAACGCCGAAGTGCTCATCGGGCAGATCGCCGCAGGCTATGAGTCCATCGCCGGTCAGTGGTCCGCGCTCCGGAGCCAGGTCGATCGCCAGGTCGCCGACGTCAACGCGATGGCGGGTGAGGTCGCCGCGTTGAACGGCGAGATCCGCACTGCTCTGCAGTCCGGTCGCAGCGCGAACGAGCTCATCGACCAGCGGAACGTCCTCGCGCAGCAGCTGTCTTCGGCGATCGGTGCCAAGGGCACGGTCGAAGCCGACGGCACGCTGACGATGCGTGTGGATGGCAACCCGCTCGTCGCCGGTGACATCGCGAGAAAGCTGACCGCTGAGGGAGTGACCAACATCGCCGACGGCGGCCGGATCACGGTCTCCTGGGCGGATCGTCCCGGAGTTCCCGTCGCTGTCACCGGAGGCTCCATCGGCGGCACCATCAGCGCGCTCGCCCCGGCCGCAGACGGCGGCACGCTGGCGCGGGTGGCCGATGCCTACAACCGAACGGCGACCGAACTGGCGTCCGCCGTCAACGCGATTCACGCCACGGGCGTCACATCGACCGGTGTCGCAGGCGGCGCGTTCTTCGCGCTGAACGCCTCGGGCCCTGCAGCCCTCGGTCTGAGCGTCGTGCCGACGTCGCTGGACGAGCTGGCGCTGGCGGCTCCCGGCGCCGGTGCCCTGGACACCTCGATCGCCGACAAGATCGCGACCATCGGCAAGTCCGACACCGGACCCAGCAAGACCTGGTCGAGCTTCGTGACCGGTTTCGCGGTGTCGGTGGGCGGCGACGTGCAGCGCGCCGATTCGGCCGACGCGGGCGCGATCGCCGCGGTCACCGCACAGCAGTCGAACGCCTCCGTGGACGGCGACGAGGAGACGATCAACCTCCTGACGTACCAGACCGCCTATCAGGCGGCGGCGCGAGTGCTCACCGCGATGGATGAAGCGCTGGACGTTCTGATCAACCGCACCGGCCTCGTGGGTCGCTAGGCATTCGGGGAGAGATCATGATCGGACGAGTCACAAGCACCACGATGGCGGAGCAGACGCTGCGCACCCTGCAGTCGAACCTTGCGGAACGCGACCGCATTCAGAACCAGGCTACGTCGCAGCGCGCGTTCAGCAGGCCCAGCGAAGATCCGACCGGCACCGCCACGGTGCTGGGCGTGCACGGCGAGCAGGCCCGTACGGCGCAGTACGCGCGCAACATCAGCGACGGCCTGGCCTGGGTGACGACGGTCGATACCGCACTCGGCGCGAGCGTCGAGCTGCTCAACCGCGCACGGGACCTCGTCGCGCAGGGGGCGAACTCCGGCGCGATGAGCATGCCGGCACGAGAGGCGATCGCCGCCGAGCTCGAGAGCATAGCCACCGAGCTGCTGTCCCAGGCCAACACGACGGTGCTCGGACGCAGTGTCTTCGCCGGAACCAGCGATGCCGGACGCGCCTTCGAGGCGGGGACCTTCACGTTCAACGGTGCCGCCGGGAGTGGCGTGCAGCGTCGCATCAGCGATACCGACACCGTGCGGGTGGACAGCGATGGTGCGCAGGTCTTCGGCGAGGGCGCGAACAGCGTGTTCGCGCTTCTGGCCGACATCGCGGGGGAGCTTCGCGGCGGGCAGGAGGTCGGTGTGCGTCTCGGCGACATCGACGACCGGCTCACCTCCATGATCGCGGCGCGCGGCACGACCGGCGCGCGCCAGGCCCAGATCGAACGGGCATCCGCGCAGAACCTCTCGGTCTCCATCGATCTCGAAGCCCAGCGCACCGAGGTCGAGAATGTCGACAGCTTCGAAGTGCTCGTGCGGCTCCAGTCCGCGGAGCTCGTGTACCAGTCCGCCCTGCAGGTCACCGCGCGGAGCCTGCAGACCAACCTGATGGAGTTCCTGCGATGACCGTCGCCCTGAACGTCGCGTTCGTCGCCTCCCCTCCGGGACTGAGCCCGTACACGGCATTCACCCTCGATCCGATCGAAGGTGCCGACGGCCTCTACGCGCTGCGCTCGCAGGAGCAGGATGACGTGCGTCTCTACGTGCTCGACCAGACCGGGGGGCGTTCCGGCTACGCGCCGCACGTGGGCGGGACGATCCGTGCCGAGATCGGCGCGGAAGATCCTGAGGATGTTCGTCTCTTCGTCGTTGTGAACCCGACGGAGAGCGGCGTCTTCGTCAACCTCCGCGCCCCGATCATCATGCACCGTGAGAGCGGACGAGCCTCGCAGATCATCCTGGAAGATGAGAGCTACTCCTTCCGGGAGCCGCTGACCGCCTGACCTCGGCCGGGCTCTAGGGGCTCCGGGGTCACCTTTCCGCAGTCGCAACATCTGCGGGCAAAGAACCCGTATCCTCTCAAGCATGCGGGGCAGGGCACTGATGCTCGGGCCCGCCGGCCTCATGCGACCCGACATGGCGGCCAGTGTCGCTGTTGCGTGCCCGAGGGATCTTCTCTCGGGTGCGGACACCATGGATGGTGAATCATGAGCACGACGATCGAACCCCGCGAGAAGAAGACCGCGGAGTCTCGCATCAGCAGGACCGAGTTCGTCCAGCGGGC
The DNA window shown above is from Microbacterium keratanolyticum and carries:
- a CDS encoding FliM/FliN family flagellar motor switch protein, with the protein product MSTFQETAIAAAIAGKLPFSVPVIPSVSTDPSAVGTAVAVTFTGTPGARLAIQIADPTALADGSAEAVLADRLHPIFEAAVVVLGTGALSDAEEVDAAEFFTASGTQIFDIVAEDGTVMARAAVRIDDERRRSGSSGPMRLNRIAGVEMELVVEIGRTRMPVRDVLTLEPGRVVELDRAAGSPADIVLNGRLIGHGTVVVADGDFAIRVERILDGAQDI
- a CDS encoding flagellar biosynthetic protein FliO, which produces MDEILVVVRVVVSLAAVLGLMLWLGRRLQKGQNTRNNPLAGLVPAKLAERFVPSGPARPRARAQAAEKITVVARAGLGGRAQLVVAEFGGVRYVLGVTERDIQVVDTLGVPAEVSAEQPAEAIVTATPDVVGERRAARLARFEGIAAAARQ
- the fliP gene encoding flagellar type III secretion system pore protein FliP (The bacterial flagellar biogenesis protein FliP forms a type III secretion system (T3SS)-type pore required for flagellar assembly.) → MAIAGGIVAVSVLTSAGGAYAAEPLAVPDGEGVTINGVNGTPSDSILTVLGITVLSVAPALLLMMSSFTKIFVVLALTRNALSLPSIPPNQVLAGLSLFLTLFIMWPVLVDVNQIAVAPFTAGQIDFGRAFDLAQAPLKEWMLGFTREEDIALMYRAAQMENPADASSIELYTLVPAFMLSELRAAFLIGFMIFVPFLVIDLVVASALMSMGMMMLPPVMISLPFKILLFLLVDGWGLVVTALVQSYGGAR
- the fliQ gene encoding flagellar biosynthesis protein FliQ; the protein is MTPEAVMDIGQSALILAAKLCAPLLITALVVGFAISLLQSITQVQEMTMSFVPKLIAVGIALLVCGHWMISETVTFTHEMFELIPRLLNGG
- a CDS encoding flagellar biosynthetic protein FliR, which gives rise to MFIPIDFLWLEATALACARITAFLVIAPPFNHSTIPTRIKAMLGVALALAVSPTVSVGYTQLDTGAFILALIGQVITGALLGFLVMALFSAIQGAGHLIDTFGGFQMAQAFDPGMVINGAQFTRLFQMTAILLLFASDGYQLVLGGMFRSFDAVPVSGMIDLTKPADALLGAAGQMMLSAVQIAGPLLIVLFLADVGLGLITRVAPALNAFAMGFPIKIGLTLLLAGLVYAALPGIVGALAEDAARLLMGVVS
- a CDS encoding EscU/YscU/HrcU family type III secretion system export apparatus switch protein, with product MSGTDSGERTEKATAQRLQEARKKGQIGRSQDFTAWVCIAAAAIMTPLTIANASQVLTGQVLDVAAVAKNPTPGSVIDALSAAISSIGGILLPFLAVVLLATTATAVAQGGIHLRNVPLRGEQFNIVAGLMRVFGKQALWEGVKALLKTLAIGAALWIVVSNLVPVLMASGSHNITWLLEQAGGGVAALLQVAVVVGILLAAADVAVVMKRNRKHTHMTKQEAKDEHKKSEGDPLVRSQRRSRQLALSRNRMIAAVGDSDVVLVNPTHVAVALRYEPGKSAPRVVAKGAGIVAQKIRERAEEAGVPMVRDIPLARALHSACEVGREIPEELYTAVAQVLAFIEHLKRRGSARGTHTMSTAGVPRT
- a CDS encoding flagellar biosynthesis protein FlhA; translation: MRQLLLKAAVPVGVVGIILLLIVPIPAGLLDVLIVLNIAFALLILLTAMFVKRPLDFSVFPSLLLVATLFRLGLNVASTRLVLSEAHAGQVIQAFGQITISGSLVIGAVIFLILTVIQFVVVTKGAERVAEVGARFTLDAMPGKQMAIDADLNAGLITEEEARKRRADVSAEADFYGAMDGASKFVKGDAIAGIVIVVINFVGGIIIGMVQHGMEADEALSTYSILTIGDGLVTQIPALLMAVATGMIVTRENAESEMGQSASRQLMQSRNALLITGLAAVSMGFIPGMPILPFLLIGAALLFAASRVTANAARESEDKLDAEIRSSESAAEGPEELMDRMRVHALEISLAPDIVDLAAGGSGDLLTRVKSLRRKLAIEIGFLMPPVRTRDNIDLPSESYAILIAGVEVGRGTVPRGHLLAIGSGLEHLPGSSVTDPVFGLEGKWIPVEMSHAADLAGAAVIDRASVIITHLSDIVQAHADRLLSLEDVRQLTEHLKQTHPTVVEELTPATMSLAAIQRVLAGLLAERIPINDLARIYEALALRAKTSTETAALIDAARAVLGPAISARFARDGRLRVVMFDPGLEQQLLEGMRVSDGAAQIVLAPDTTLQLLESVRTTISTLDHTGSDPVLVCAPSIRQAVRKLIGAQAGGIAVLSYEEAAAGGHATDVVGVVRLVQSALPSA
- the csrA gene encoding carbon storage regulator CsrA codes for the protein MLVLTRRVNESIKIGEDITVTVLAAGPGGVRIGIDAPRDRRINRAEIIQAVVDANREAVHSSSDDVAQDVLRSVLARPNR
- the flgN gene encoding flagellar export chaperone FlgN, with the translated sequence MQLMREREMLELLLFKLDVQQMLVATGRNRWVQHAANEVERVLAAMPATAITRDTLVVAVADEWGVPEATSLRELIDAAPTDAWREIFTGHLEALLALAAEITEMKAINEQRLRTALRIVQETIAALDNSTGEYDPSGEVIRPSGSHILDTRA
- the flgK gene encoding flagellar hook-associated protein FlgK, translating into MSSFAGIRLAQSGLTAAKAGMNVTGQNIANQTTPGYTRQRIEQSPLFATGPGVGSGVNVTGISRLGDAVLDARVRDALGSSGFWAARATSALQAEAVMAEPTKDGLAANMDRFWSGWSDLANAPEPAAAQVVLTNAEVLIGQIAAGYESIAGQWSALRSQVDRQVADVNAMAGEVAALNGEIRTALQSGRSANELIDQRNVLAQQLSSAIGAKGTVEADGTLTMRVDGNPLVAGDIARKLTAEGVTNIADGGRITVSWADRPGVPVAVTGGSIGGTISALAPAADGGTLARVADAYNRTATELASAVNAIHATGVTSTGVAGGAFFALNASGPAALGLSVVPTSLDELALAAPGAGALDTSIADKIATIGKSDTGPSKTWSSFVTGFAVSVGGDVQRADSADAGAIAAVTAQQSNASVDGDEETINLLTYQTAYQAAARVLTAMDEALDVLINRTGLVGR
- a CDS encoding flagellin N-terminal helical domain-containing protein — encoded protein: MIGRVTSTTMAEQTLRTLQSNLAERDRIQNQATSQRAFSRPSEDPTGTATVLGVHGEQARTAQYARNISDGLAWVTTVDTALGASVELLNRARDLVAQGANSGAMSMPAREAIAAELESIATELLSQANTTVLGRSVFAGTSDAGRAFEAGTFTFNGAAGSGVQRRISDTDTVRVDSDGAQVFGEGANSVFALLADIAGELRGGQEVGVRLGDIDDRLTSMIAARGTTGARQAQIERASAQNLSVSIDLEAQRTEVENVDSFEVLVRLQSAELVYQSALQVTARSLQTNLMEFLR
- a CDS encoding flagellar assembly protein FliW is translated as MTVALNVAFVASPPGLSPYTAFTLDPIEGADGLYALRSQEQDDVRLYVLDQTGGRSGYAPHVGGTIRAEIGAEDPEDVRLFVVVNPTESGVFVNLRAPIIMHRESGRASQIILEDESYSFREPLTA